In Pseudomonas alcaliphila JAB1, a single window of DNA contains:
- a CDS encoding phosphate-starvation-inducible PsiE family protein, producing the protein MNNSNQTGTTLERLRRDWAVMTFYERFEQAVAIILSAVMAVIIVVSLVQLIQIVFSLLVIDAFNPLDHKIFQSVFGMIMTLLIAMEFKHSIVRVALRRDSIIQVKTVILIGLIALSRKFVILDPDVGPAKVAALAGATLALGLTYWLLRERDDRIV; encoded by the coding sequence ATGAACAACAGCAATCAGACCGGGACGACACTCGAACGACTCCGCCGTGACTGGGCGGTGATGACGTTTTACGAACGTTTCGAGCAGGCCGTCGCGATCATCCTTTCAGCGGTGATGGCGGTGATTATCGTGGTGTCTCTGGTGCAGCTGATTCAAATTGTCTTCAGTCTGCTGGTCATCGATGCATTCAATCCGCTCGACCACAAGATCTTCCAGAGTGTGTTCGGCATGATCATGACGCTCCTGATCGCGATGGAATTCAAGCACTCCATCGTGCGCGTGGCCTTGCGCCGTGACAGCATCATTCAGGTCAAGACGGTCATCCTGATCGGGTTGATTGCGCTGTCCCGCAAGTTCGTGATTCTCGATCCCGATGTCGGCCCGGCCAAAGTCGCGGCGCTGGCCGGCGCCACTCTGGCCCTGGGGCTGACCTATTGGCTGTTGCGTGAGCGCGATGACCGAATTGTCTAG
- a CDS encoding DNA-binding protein: MYVHVAAAAAQLVAQGKNPTIDSVREALGGTGSKSTIAPLLKRWKAAHQDTVAHAELGLPAELVLALKGVYETVQAQATLQVEQSEQTHREATAVLQEQLQQVFSERDALLNAQAQQSQALATAQARSQGLEETVQRQEITLVSLGSEKLGLEQRLVDRVAEIATLSQHLQQAQGQFEHYQASVAQQRADERQAAEQRQQHLEQELTELRQRLLAQQTHLGELHAQEQRWAQDHDRLQSTLHTSQESLILSRSAQEQLARQLAELKQIHQALEQRHVQDEQCLADTRTKLAVAERERRLLTDRFTQAESQLTELAREQQRLLQDNAVLNSQLVELRTLPPNPPLAS, encoded by the coding sequence ATGTATGTCCACGTCGCCGCCGCCGCCGCCCAACTCGTTGCTCAAGGCAAAAATCCAACGATCGACAGCGTCCGCGAAGCCTTGGGCGGAACCGGCAGCAAGAGCACCATCGCGCCGCTGTTAAAACGTTGGAAAGCAGCCCACCAAGACACGGTGGCGCACGCGGAGCTTGGACTGCCTGCCGAGCTGGTCCTGGCGTTGAAAGGGGTCTACGAAACAGTGCAGGCGCAGGCGACCCTCCAAGTCGAGCAGTCGGAGCAGACCCATCGCGAAGCCACCGCCGTGCTGCAGGAGCAGTTGCAGCAGGTTTTCAGCGAGCGGGACGCTTTACTCAACGCACAGGCGCAACAAAGTCAGGCGCTGGCCACCGCCCAAGCACGCAGCCAAGGGCTGGAAGAAACCGTGCAGCGGCAGGAAATCACCTTGGTCAGTCTGGGCAGCGAAAAGCTCGGGCTCGAACAGCGCCTGGTCGACCGCGTCGCGGAAATAGCCACACTGAGCCAACACCTGCAGCAAGCGCAGGGGCAGTTCGAGCATTACCAGGCATCGGTCGCGCAACAGCGCGCCGACGAGCGCCAGGCCGCGGAACAACGCCAGCAGCACCTGGAACAGGAGCTGACAGAGCTCCGCCAGCGCCTGCTCGCACAACAAACCCACCTGGGCGAACTGCACGCACAGGAACAACGCTGGGCGCAGGACCACGATCGACTGCAGAGCACCCTGCACACGTCCCAGGAGTCGCTGATCCTCAGCCGCAGCGCACAGGAGCAGTTGGCACGGCAACTCGCCGAGCTGAAACAGATCCATCAGGCACTGGAGCAGCGGCATGTCCAGGACGAACAGTGCTTGGCTGATACGCGGACGAAGTTGGCTGTGGCCGAGCGGGAGCGGCGTCTTCTGACGGACCGTTTCACCCAAGCAGAATCCCAGTTGACCGAACTTGCCAGAGAGCAACAACGTCTGCTCCAAGACAACGCGGTGTTAAACAGCCAACTTGTGGAACTCAGAACGTTGCCACCGAACCCGCCGTTGGCATCTTGA
- a CDS encoding zinc-dependent alcohol dehydrogenase family protein yields MTRVVRFHQIGGPEVLQIEELEVGAPGSGELRIRVEAIGLNRAEAMFRSGVYLEPTQLPARLGYEASGIVEALGSGVHGFEVGEAVSVIPAFSMNKFGVYAEQAIVPATGVLKRPAGVGAVKGAAIWMQYLTAYGALIEIAQLKRGDAVIITAASSSVGLAAIQIANSVGAIPIATTRTRAKEAALREAGAAHVIATEEQDLVAEVMRITDGRGARIAFDPVAGPQVETLAQAMSQQGLLFIYGNLSGQETPFPALAAMNKALSVRGYTLFELTGDPQRLAPAQAFITRGLEAGQLKPIIAKTFPFEQIVEAHRYMESNQQFGKIVVTVSR; encoded by the coding sequence ATGACCCGTGTTGTCCGTTTTCATCAGATCGGCGGCCCCGAAGTCTTGCAGATCGAAGAGCTCGAAGTAGGCGCTCCGGGCTCCGGCGAGCTGCGCATCCGCGTCGAGGCGATCGGCCTGAATCGCGCGGAAGCCATGTTCCGCTCGGGTGTGTACCTGGAGCCGACGCAGCTGCCGGCCCGGCTCGGCTACGAAGCTTCCGGCATCGTCGAGGCGCTGGGCAGCGGCGTTCACGGCTTCGAGGTTGGCGAAGCGGTCAGCGTGATTCCGGCTTTTTCCATGAACAAGTTTGGCGTCTATGCCGAGCAGGCGATCGTGCCGGCCACGGGGGTTCTGAAGCGGCCGGCGGGCGTCGGCGCGGTGAAGGGGGCGGCGATCTGGATGCAGTATCTGACCGCCTATGGCGCACTGATCGAGATTGCCCAACTCAAGCGCGGTGATGCGGTGATCATCACGGCGGCTTCGAGCAGCGTCGGCTTGGCCGCGATCCAGATCGCCAACAGCGTCGGCGCCATTCCGATCGCGACGACCCGGACGCGCGCGAAGGAGGCGGCGCTACGCGAGGCGGGGGCGGCGCATGTGATCGCCACCGAGGAGCAGGACCTGGTCGCGGAGGTAATGCGGATCACCGACGGTCGCGGCGCGCGCATCGCCTTCGACCCGGTCGCGGGGCCGCAAGTCGAAACACTGGCGCAAGCGATGAGTCAGCAGGGCCTGCTTTTCATCTATGGCAATCTCAGCGGTCAGGAGACGCCGTTCCCGGCCTTGGCAGCGATGAACAAGGCCCTGAGCGTGCGCGGCTACACGCTGTTCGAACTGACCGGTGATCCGCAACGCTTGGCGCCTGCGCAAGCTTTTATCACGCGCGGCCTCGAGGCCGGACAGCTGAAGCCGATCATTGCCAAGACCTTCCCCTTCGAGCAGATCGTCGAAGCGCACCGTTACATGGAATCGAACCAGCAGTTTGGCAAGATCGTCGTCACGGTATCTCGGTAG
- a CDS encoding alkene reductase: MKDSILFESTTLGPYSLKNRIVLPPLTRSRSSQPGNIPNDLMATYYRQRTGAGFMVTEGTQIEPRGQGYAWTPGIHSADQILGWRKVTDAVHAEGGTIFAQLWHVGRVSHTSLQPNGEAPVAPSAIPAEGVSVFIETGPGTGALAPPSMPRALTTAEVKELVQLYAQAARNALDAGFDGVEIHSANGYLINQFISAHSNQRDDEYGGSLQNRLRFLREVTQAVAAVVGKDRLGVRFAPLFASTDEARVYLGLVEENPHETYVEAVKVLEEVGIAYLSLAEADWENAPELPESFRSAVREVFSGRILYAGKYTAERGKRVLEAGWGDLVAFGRPFIANPDLPKRIANGWPLNPVDPASMYGGTAVGYTDYPTYGG, translated from the coding sequence ATGAAAGATTCCATTCTTTTCGAAAGCACCACGTTGGGCCCCTACAGCCTGAAAAACCGCATCGTCCTGCCGCCGCTGACCCGTTCGCGTAGCTCGCAGCCAGGCAACATTCCCAATGACCTGATGGCGACCTACTACCGCCAGCGTACCGGTGCCGGCTTCATGGTCACCGAGGGCACCCAGATCGAGCCGCGCGGCCAGGGCTACGCCTGGACCCCGGGCATCCACAGTGCCGATCAGATCCTCGGCTGGCGCAAAGTGACCGATGCGGTACACGCCGAGGGCGGCACCATCTTCGCACAGCTCTGGCATGTCGGCCGGGTCTCGCACACCTCGTTGCAACCCAATGGCGAAGCCCCGGTGGCGCCATCGGCGATCCCGGCCGAGGGCGTCAGCGTATTCATCGAGACAGGTCCCGGCACCGGCGCCCTGGCGCCGCCTTCGATGCCACGTGCACTGACCACCGCCGAGGTCAAGGAGCTGGTACAGCTCTATGCACAGGCCGCTCGCAACGCCCTCGACGCCGGTTTCGACGGCGTGGAAATCCACTCCGCCAACGGTTATCTGATCAACCAGTTCATTTCCGCGCACAGCAATCAGCGCGACGACGAGTACGGCGGCTCGTTGCAGAATCGTCTGCGCTTCCTCCGTGAGGTGACCCAGGCGGTGGCCGCGGTGGTCGGTAAAGACCGGCTCGGCGTGCGTTTCGCCCCGTTGTTCGCCAGCACCGACGAGGCCCGCGTATATCTCGGCCTGGTCGAAGAAAACCCACACGAGACCTATGTCGAAGCGGTCAAGGTGCTGGAAGAAGTCGGCATCGCTTACCTGTCGCTGGCCGAGGCGGATTGGGAAAACGCACCGGAGCTGCCGGAAAGCTTCCGCAGCGCGGTGCGCGAGGTCTTCAGCGGGCGCATCCTCTATGCCGGCAAATACACCGCCGAGCGAGGCAAGCGTGTGCTCGAGGCGGGCTGGGGCGATCTGGTCGCCTTCGGCCGTCCGTTCATCGCCAACCCGGACCTGCCCAAGCGGATTGCCAATGGCTGGCCGCTGAACCCGGTCGATCCGGCCAGCATGTACGGCGGAACCGCTGTCGGCTACACCGACTATCCGACCTATGGCGGATAG
- a CDS encoding helix-turn-helix transcriptional regulator, which produces MSIDVSEALKALDNPTRLNILSWLKDPRHHFPEQEVDPEQVGVCVSIIQDRVGLSQSTVSLYLAALQRAQLVTSQRIGPWTYYKRHEQNIAAFQVALKALI; this is translated from the coding sequence ATGAGTATCGACGTAAGCGAAGCGCTGAAGGCGCTAGACAACCCAACACGCCTGAACATCCTCAGTTGGCTGAAGGATCCGCGTCATCATTTCCCCGAGCAGGAGGTGGATCCTGAGCAGGTCGGTGTCTGCGTGAGCATCATCCAGGATCGGGTAGGCCTGTCGCAGTCGACCGTCTCGCTGTATCTCGCTGCCTTGCAGCGGGCGCAACTGGTGACCTCACAACGCATCGGTCCCTGGACTTATTACAAACGCCATGAGCAGAACATCGCAGCGTTCCAGGTGGCCTTGAAAGCGCTGATTTGA
- a CDS encoding LLM class oxidoreductase, with product MLTPNSIPYQQQPGFQHTYRQGRLSLGLFFPLEAFTGDTPSMLDQVSLAQRADKLGFSALWFRDVPLRDPSFGDSGQVFDPWVYLGFMAAHTHTIALGTASIILPIRNPLHTAKAATSVDQLSGGRLLLGVASGDRPVEFPAFGVDPERRDSLFREYLEVFREVQRSSFMPLTWSGGTLEGADLIPKPTTAEIPFFVTGHSRQTLEWIARYSHGWISYPRAPKTQQLIVDNWRTAVRAECGELFKPFTQSLYIDLTDNPQTPQRPIHLGYQLGRYHLISLLESLQEIGVNHVIVNLKYGQRPAGEVIEELGQFVLPNFVLST from the coding sequence ATGTTAACTCCGAATTCCATTCCCTATCAGCAACAACCTGGCTTTCAGCACACCTACCGCCAAGGCCGCCTGAGCCTAGGTCTTTTCTTCCCCCTCGAAGCCTTTACCGGCGATACGCCGAGCATGCTCGACCAGGTGAGCCTGGCTCAACGTGCCGACAAGCTGGGTTTCTCTGCCCTCTGGTTTCGCGACGTGCCGTTACGCGACCCCAGCTTCGGTGATTCGGGTCAGGTCTTCGACCCTTGGGTCTACCTGGGTTTTATGGCGGCACACACACACACGATTGCGCTGGGTACCGCCTCGATCATCCTGCCAATCCGAAATCCCCTGCACACTGCCAAGGCCGCTACCAGTGTCGATCAGCTCAGCGGTGGCCGCCTGTTACTCGGTGTGGCTTCCGGTGACCGTCCGGTGGAGTTTCCCGCATTCGGTGTCGACCCGGAGCGACGTGACAGCCTGTTCCGCGAATACCTCGAGGTATTTCGCGAGGTTCAGCGCAGCAGTTTCATGCCTTTGACCTGGTCCGGCGGGACGCTTGAGGGCGCGGATCTGATTCCCAAGCCGACCACGGCGGAAATTCCTTTCTTTGTCACCGGCCATAGCCGCCAGACGCTGGAATGGATTGCCCGCTACAGTCATGGCTGGATCAGTTATCCGCGCGCCCCGAAGACGCAGCAGCTGATTGTCGATAACTGGCGCACTGCGGTTCGTGCCGAATGTGGTGAGCTGTTCAAACCCTTCACCCAGTCGCTATACATCGACCTGACCGATAACCCGCAGACACCACAACGACCGATCCACCTGGGCTATCAACTAGGGCGATATCACCTGATCTCGTTGCTGGAAAGCTTGCAGGAGATCGGGGTTAACCATGTGATCGTCAATTTGAAATACGGCCAGCGCCCCGCGGGCGAGGTTATCGAGGAGCTCGGTCAGTTCGTTCTGCCTAACTTCGTCCTGTCGACATGA
- a CDS encoding helix-turn-helix domain-containing protein, with protein MDYSLITLRLGEQLRQRRLNRGLTQAALASLASITRQKVIAIEKGDLSVGMVAYARVLAALDCELSVVPAAMPTLDEIHGVFD; from the coding sequence ATGGACTATTCCCTCATCACACTGCGACTCGGAGAGCAGCTTCGGCAGCGCCGTCTGAATCGTGGACTGACTCAGGCCGCGCTTGCTTCCTTGGCCAGTATCACCCGGCAAAAGGTTATTGCCATCGAGAAGGGCGATCTCTCGGTGGGAATGGTTGCCTACGCGCGGGTGCTGGCAGCCCTCGACTGTGAGCTCAGCGTGGTGCCGGCAGCCATGCCCACCCTGGATGAAATCCATGGAGTGTTCGACTGA
- a CDS encoding type II toxin-antitoxin system HipA family toxin: MTAVLQVATPEGDSGRILTSGGDYLFRYHEDAEAKAAISLLMPVRFDEYRHRELHPIFQMNLPEGYVLEQLRNRLAKVASVDPMLLLALSGSSSPIGRVAVSSPEVDALLARQQFPGEKLEEILAWDGAEDIFAGLVDRYILRAGISGVQPKVLVPEHQDSAPQRFTSKTSDLIIKSGRDEFPGLAINEFLCMSVAKEAGIAVPEFYLSDNGKLFVMRRFDRDKQLDPIGFEDMAALMGLAAEQKYSKSYSAIAKAIRLFCPPEHMQSSLAQLFAIVTLSCIVGNGDAHLKNFGLLYSDPAQRDARLAPAYDIVNTTAYIPGDVLALDLVGNKSLFASRQGLLDFAQVCDVARPEEIIRGQLSALERVLARSGELAEQAPHVVAAIRHCAEPFMKTFG; encoded by the coding sequence ATGACGGCCGTATTGCAGGTTGCAACGCCAGAGGGCGACAGTGGAAGGATCCTTACCAGCGGCGGAGACTACCTCTTCCGCTATCACGAGGATGCCGAGGCGAAGGCCGCGATCAGTTTGCTCATGCCGGTGCGCTTCGACGAATACCGCCATCGTGAGTTGCACCCAATCTTCCAGATGAACCTGCCGGAAGGCTACGTCCTGGAGCAGTTACGCAACCGCCTGGCCAAGGTGGCGAGCGTTGACCCGATGTTGCTGCTGGCACTCTCTGGTAGCAGCTCACCTATCGGGCGGGTGGCGGTCAGTTCGCCGGAGGTCGATGCGTTGCTGGCGCGCCAGCAGTTTCCTGGAGAAAAACTGGAAGAAATCCTCGCCTGGGATGGCGCAGAAGATATTTTTGCTGGTCTGGTGGATCGCTACATCCTGCGCGCCGGTATATCGGGCGTTCAGCCCAAGGTGCTGGTGCCGGAGCATCAGGACTCTGCGCCACAGCGCTTCACCTCGAAAACCTCTGACCTGATCATCAAAAGCGGTCGGGATGAGTTTCCGGGCTTGGCGATCAACGAGTTCCTTTGCATGTCCGTGGCCAAGGAAGCAGGTATTGCGGTGCCGGAGTTCTACCTTTCCGATAACGGCAAGCTGTTCGTCATGCGCCGCTTTGACCGGGATAAGCAGCTCGACCCCATCGGCTTCGAGGATATGGCGGCATTGATGGGGCTGGCTGCGGAGCAAAAGTACAGCAAGAGCTATTCGGCCATCGCCAAGGCCATCCGGCTGTTCTGCCCACCCGAGCATATGCAGAGTTCACTGGCGCAGCTATTCGCGATCGTTACCTTGAGCTGCATCGTTGGTAACGGCGACGCCCATCTGAAAAACTTCGGGCTGCTGTATTCCGACCCCGCTCAGCGTGATGCGCGGCTCGCCCCGGCGTACGACATCGTCAATACCACTGCCTATATTCCAGGGGACGTATTGGCGCTGGATCTTGTGGGCAACAAATCGCTCTTTGCGTCGCGCCAAGGTCTGCTGGACTTTGCCCAAGTCTGTGATGTGGCACGGCCAGAAGAAATAATCCGCGGGCAGTTGAGCGCGCTGGAGCGGGTACTCGCACGCTCAGGTGAACTGGCCGAGCAAGCGCCACATGTGGTCGCGGCAATCAGACATTGTGCCGAGCCGTTCATGAAGACCTTTGGCTAG
- the earP gene encoding elongation factor P maturation arginine rhamnosyltransferase EarP, translated as MARWDIFCSVVDNYGDIGVTWRLARQLAAEQGHVVRLWVDELGAFVRLCPEASVDAECQHWSGVEVRQWREPFPAVEPAQGVIEAFACQLPSAYIEAMAASGTRRLWLNLEYLSAEDWVAGCHGLQSPQPGGLQKFFFFPGFVEGTGGLLREADLLARRRAFQADAQAQQAFLQSLGVIREAGARLISLFAYENAGLAGWLDALAADSQSTQLLVPQGKVLANLQAWLGEAQLVPGDQRRRGNLLIHVLPFVAQDDYDRLLWCCDLNAVRGEDSFVRAQWAGRPLLWHIYPQEELAHWDKLEAFLAIYNADLMPEAAAVQAEFWRAWNAGEGMETAWPALLEVWPVLQRHAEQWCDDQAARSDLATTLEQFYLNWLSYAA; from the coding sequence GTGGCCAGGTGGGACATCTTCTGCAGCGTGGTGGATAACTACGGTGATATCGGCGTGACCTGGCGGTTGGCCCGACAGCTGGCGGCCGAGCAGGGGCATGTTGTGCGCCTGTGGGTTGACGAGTTGGGTGCCTTCGTACGCTTGTGCCCCGAGGCCAGTGTCGATGCTGAGTGCCAACACTGGAGCGGTGTCGAGGTGCGCCAGTGGCGTGAGCCGTTCCCTGCGGTTGAGCCTGCGCAGGGGGTGATCGAGGCCTTCGCCTGTCAGTTGCCGTCTGCCTATATCGAGGCGATGGCGGCCAGCGGCACGCGCCGCTTGTGGCTGAATCTGGAATACCTCAGTGCCGAAGACTGGGTGGCAGGCTGCCATGGCCTGCAATCGCCGCAGCCTGGAGGCTTGCAGAAGTTCTTCTTCTTTCCTGGATTCGTGGAGGGCACGGGCGGTTTACTGCGCGAGGCCGATCTGCTGGCGCGGCGACGCGCCTTTCAGGCAGACGCGCAGGCGCAGCAGGCGTTCCTGCAGTCGCTTGGCGTGATAAGGGAAGCCGGGGCGCGACTGATTTCGTTGTTCGCTTATGAAAATGCGGGGCTGGCGGGCTGGCTTGATGCGCTGGCAGCCGATTCGCAGTCGACTCAATTGCTGGTGCCGCAGGGCAAGGTTTTGGCGAATCTGCAGGCCTGGCTGGGCGAGGCGCAGTTGGTGCCAGGTGATCAGCGGCGGCGCGGCAATCTGCTGATCCATGTGCTGCCTTTCGTGGCGCAGGATGACTACGACCGCCTGTTGTGGTGCTGCGACCTCAACGCGGTGCGTGGCGAGGACTCCTTCGTGCGAGCGCAATGGGCGGGGCGGCCGCTGCTCTGGCACATCTACCCGCAGGAGGAACTGGCGCACTGGGACAAACTTGAGGCGTTTCTGGCGATTTATAACGCCGATCTGATGCCTGAAGCCGCTGCCGTTCAGGCTGAATTCTGGAGAGCCTGGAATGCGGGGGAAGGGATGGAAACGGCCTGGCCTGCGCTTCTCGAGGTATGGCCGGTACTGCAGCGACACGCCGAACAATGGTGTGACGATCAGGCCGCTCGGTCGGATCTTGCCACGACGCTGGAACAGTTTTACCTAAATTGGCTATCATACGCGGCCTAG
- the efp gene encoding elongation factor P — protein sequence MKTAQEMRVNSVALIDGQPWLIQKAEFTKSGRNSAIVKMKLKNLLNGSKTETVYKADDKMEPVILERKEVNLSYISGEDYVFMDPEYNSYELRSEDLESVLPFIEEGMSDVCEAVFFEGKVISVDLPTTIVRQVVYTENAARGDTSGKVMKPAKLRNGTEIKVAEFVDIDDWIEIDTRDGSYKGRTQAPA from the coding sequence ATGAAAACTGCACAAGAAATGAGAGTCAACAGCGTGGCCCTGATCGATGGCCAGCCGTGGCTGATCCAGAAGGCCGAGTTCACCAAGTCCGGTCGTAACAGCGCCATCGTCAAGATGAAGCTGAAGAACCTGCTCAACGGTTCCAAGACCGAGACCGTCTACAAAGCCGACGACAAGATGGAGCCGGTGATTCTCGAGCGCAAGGAAGTGAATCTGTCCTACATCAGCGGTGAGGACTACGTGTTCATGGATCCGGAATACAACTCCTACGAGCTGCGTTCCGAAGATCTGGAAAGCGTTCTGCCGTTCATTGAAGAAGGCATGAGCGACGTCTGCGAAGCCGTGTTCTTCGAAGGCAAGGTGATCTCCGTCGACCTGCCGACCACCATCGTGCGTCAGGTTGTCTACACCGAGAACGCTGCTCGTGGCGACACTTCCGGCAAGGTCATGAAGCCTGCCAAGCTGCGCAACGGTACCGAGATCAAGGTTGCCGAGTTCGTCGACATCGACGACTGGATCGAGATCGATACCCGTGACGGTTCCTACAAGGGCCGCACCCAGGCTCCGGCCTGA
- a CDS encoding LysR family transcriptional regulator → MNPDALTDQLELFLDVLETGSFSAAARRHPLTPSAVARRIDALERAMGSSLFSRTTHAVRVTPAGLAFAERARRILAELHLARAEAVSLSSAPEGLIRIDAPSPFGRRHLAPAIAEFLRANPGLDVQLRLIDSFIDLQGEHLGEVDIVVRIGPLPDSRLVATPLASMTRIVCASPEYLRRRGIPRSPLELEQHDGLDWDSLAPPYAWRFEVDGKLQLCKPKRLRQTSNNAETLLFSALAGLGVAHLPTWMSSEHLQRGELIPLFCEQGLPPVEPVSIYALRLEREASPRTRLLLSFLKQRFGFPPPWDQALQTSLAIPQQ, encoded by the coding sequence ATGAACCCCGATGCACTGACCGACCAACTGGAACTCTTTCTCGACGTGCTGGAGACCGGCAGCTTCTCCGCAGCGGCAAGGCGCCATCCGCTCACGCCTTCGGCGGTGGCGCGGCGCATCGACGCCCTGGAGCGCGCCATGGGCAGCAGTCTGTTCAGTCGCACCACTCATGCGGTACGCGTCACCCCGGCGGGCCTGGCGTTCGCCGAGCGCGCCCGGCGCATCCTCGCCGAGCTGCACCTGGCCCGCGCCGAGGCCGTATCGCTGAGCAGTGCACCGGAAGGCCTGATTCGCATCGACGCCCCCTCCCCCTTTGGGCGCCGCCACCTGGCTCCGGCGATTGCCGAGTTCCTGCGCGCCAACCCCGGCCTGGACGTGCAACTGCGCCTGATCGACAGCTTCATCGACCTGCAGGGCGAACACCTGGGTGAGGTGGATATCGTCGTGCGTATCGGCCCCCTGCCCGACAGCCGCCTGGTGGCCACGCCGCTGGCGTCGATGACGCGCATCGTCTGCGCCAGCCCGGAGTATCTGCGTCGACGCGGCATTCCGCGCAGCCCGCTGGAGCTGGAACAGCACGACGGCCTCGATTGGGACAGCCTGGCGCCACCCTACGCCTGGCGCTTCGAAGTCGACGGCAAGCTGCAGTTGTGCAAGCCCAAGCGCCTGCGCCAGACCAGCAACAACGCCGAAACCCTGCTGTTCAGCGCCCTCGCCGGCCTTGGCGTGGCCCACCTGCCCACCTGGATGAGCAGCGAGCATCTGCAACGTGGCGAGCTGATCCCGCTGTTCTGCGAACAGGGCCTGCCACCCGTCGAGCCGGTAAGCATCTACGCCCTGCGCCTGGAGCGCGAAGCCAGCCCGCGGACACGCCTGCTGCTGAGTTTCCTGAAGCAGCGCTTCGGCTTTCCGCCGCCCTGGGACCAGGCACTGCAAACCAGCCTGGCCATCCCACAGCAGTAA
- a CDS encoding sulfite exporter TauE/SafE family protein, producing the protein MNLFDLLLNLLLGLGLGTLGGLFGIGGGLIAIPVLGIVFGLDQQLAQGTALVMVVPNVMLAIWRYHQRNRINLRHALLLGVTSFFCAWLASLYAVEVDSRTMRWAFVGFLLALAAYNLLRMLMAQTPTSGELRHHWGWFGVLGGVSGAMGGLFGVGGAVVATPVLTSVFGTTQVVAQGLSLSLALPSTGVTLFTYALHDHVNWWMGVPLAVGGLLSISWGVRLAHSLPERLLRSLFCGFLLLCALLLALESGGRL; encoded by the coding sequence ATGAATCTGTTCGACCTGTTGCTGAATCTGTTACTGGGGCTGGGCCTGGGGACGCTGGGTGGTTTGTTCGGCATCGGCGGCGGCCTGATCGCCATTCCGGTGCTGGGCATCGTTTTCGGCCTGGATCAGCAGCTTGCTCAGGGAACTGCGCTGGTGATGGTGGTGCCGAACGTGATGCTGGCGATCTGGCGTTATCATCAACGCAATCGTATCAACCTGCGACATGCCCTGCTGCTCGGTGTCACCAGTTTCTTCTGCGCCTGGTTGGCCTCGCTGTATGCAGTGGAGGTGGATTCGCGCACCATGCGCTGGGCCTTCGTCGGTTTTCTGCTGGCCCTGGCGGCCTACAACCTGCTGCGCATGCTGATGGCTCAGACGCCGACCAGTGGTGAGTTGCGTCATCACTGGGGCTGGTTCGGCGTGCTGGGCGGGGTGTCCGGTGCGATGGGCGGGCTGTTTGGTGTGGGCGGCGCGGTGGTGGCGACGCCGGTACTGACCAGTGTGTTCGGCACCACGCAGGTGGTGGCGCAGGGGCTCTCGCTGTCGCTGGCATTGCCCAGTACCGGCGTCACACTGTTTACCTACGCACTGCACGATCACGTCAACTGGTGGATGGGTGTGCCGCTGGCGGTTGGCGGCCTGCTTAGCATCAGTTGGGGGGTGCGCCTGGCGCATTCGTTGCCGGAGCGTCTGCTGCGCAGCCTGTTCTGTGGCTTCCTGCTGCTCTGTGCGCTGCTGCTCGCGCTGGAGTCGGGTGGCCGCCTATAG